One window from the genome of Vanessa tameamea isolate UH-Manoa-2023 chromosome 13, ilVanTame1 primary haplotype, whole genome shotgun sequence encodes:
- the LOC113394903 gene encoding amyloid protein-binding protein 2 isoform X3 codes for MKRVLFYLAKMADASATVRVKKIPDNLYEVCLTNLVNYLQRSKCERNDLRSLPDSILMDVYYKMLQEKRLCILGAELSELDIFERLLRFSGAQLRLLQCFQAVIEHGSKLSVELASGYLARCDTNTKSRNSLIQLGLRLGGFLNEAGWYADAQRVLLRCRDLCQAQPQTTHYKRLTLECCHRLLNTQSAYCCFPAAAETYTLALKLLGLPDDAAAKLPDGPIAIAETCSKALQTDDEEQQRLDPCPEEWCGGGGGGGCGAWGMSALLARLCKEFSALFFVRCDYSAAHAWSMRALSLLTPHTPAKITIEVLRACGKACVVKRRFSEAGLLVRQGVALARAAFGPAHPRYAAALLDYGFYLLNIDSITHSVAVYEEALSTLRRVFGRSSLHVATAQEDLAYALYVLEYSSGRFYKARDHAERAIRIIENLVPPDHLLLASAKRVKALILEEIALDTPAGQDMREPSLLEESESLHKAALELSMMAFGEKNVQTAKHYGNLGRLYQSMQKFQDAETMHLKAIAIKEELLGAEDYEVGLSVGHLASLYNYHMNMHRAAEKLYLRSISISLKLFGERYSGLEYDYRGLVHVFTQLKRHDRAHHYNALLQHWHDLREQSKAEQQPALGDEQVLPLEQLQAKFFADND; via the exons ATGTTGCAAGAGAAACGACTGTGCATTCTGGGCGCGGAGCTATCAGAGCTGGACATCTTCGAACGGTTGTTACGTTTCTCAGGCGCGCAACTTCGATTACTACAATGCTTTCAG GCAGTCATAGAACACGGGTCAAAGCTGTCGGTGGAGCTGGCCAGCGGATACCTCGCGAGGTGCGACACCAACACAAAATCAAGGAACTCACTTATACAATTAGGACTAAGACTTG GTGGTTTTCTAAACGAAGCCGGTTGGTACGCGGACGCACAGCGTGTGCTCCTGCGTTGTAGGGACCTGTGCCAGGCGCAGCCGCAGACCACGCACTACAAACGACTTACACTGGAATGCTGTCATAG ACTTCTTAACACACAGTCAGCGTATTGCTGCTTCCCGGCAGCGGCAGAGACGTACACGTTAGCGCTCAAGCTACTGGGGCTACCCGACGACGCCGCTGCCAAATTACCCGACGGACCCATAGCGATCGCCGAAACGTGTTCCAAGGCCTTGCAGACCGATGATGAAGAACAGCAAAG ACTAGACCCGTGCCCCGAGGAGTggtgcggcggcggcggcggcggcggctgcGGCGCGTGGGGCATGTCGGCGCTGTTGGCGCGCCTCTGCAAGGAGTTCAGCGCGCTGTTCTTCGTGCGCTGCGACTACAGCGCCGCGCACGCCTGGAGCATGCGCGCGCTCTCGCTGCTCACGCCGCACACGCCCGCCAA GATAACGATCGAGGTGCTCCGCGCGTGCGGCAAGGCGTGCGTCGTGAAGCGCCGCTTCTCCGAGGCGGGGCTGCTGGTGCGACAGGGCGTGGCGCTGGCCCGCGCCGCCTTCGGCCCCGCCCACCCGCGCTACGCTGCCGCGCTGCTCGACTACGGCTTCTATTTGCTCAACATTGACTCCATAACGCACAGCGTCGCCGTCTACGAG GAGGCCCTGAGCACCCTGCGGCGCGTGTTCGGGCGCAGCAGCCTGCACGTGGCGACGGCGCAGGAGGACCTCGCCTACGCGCTCTACGTGCTGGAGTACTCGTCGGGCCGGTTCTACAAGGCGCGCGACCACGCCGAGCGGGCCATTCGCATTATAGAG AACCTCGTGCCACCCGATCACCTGCTGCTGGCGTCCGCGAAACGCGTGAAGGCGCTCATCTTGGAAGAAATCGCGCTCGACACGCCCGCGGGGCAGGACATGCGAG AACCTAGTCTGCTAGAAGAATCTGAATCGCTGCACAAAGCAGCGCTAGAACTGAGTATGATGGCGTTTGGAGAGAAGAACGTCCAGACCGCCAAGCACTACGGCAACCTGGGCAGGCTCTATCAGAGCATGCAGAAGTTCCAG GACGCAGAGACGATGCACTTGAAGGCGATAGCGATCAAGGAGGAGCTGCTCGGGGCGGAGGACTACGAGGTGGGGCTCAGTGTGGGCCACCTCGCCTCGCTCTACAACTACCACATGAACATGCATCGCGCGGCGGAGAAGCTCTACCTGCGGTCCATCTCCATCA GTCTGAAGCTGTTCGGCGAGCGCTACTCCGGCCTGGAGTACGACTACCGCGGCCTGGTGCACGTGTTCACGCAGCTCAAGCGGCACGACCGCGCACACCACTACAACGCGCTGCTGCAGCACTGGCACG ATCTCAGAGAGCAGTCGAAGGCGGAGCAGCAGCCGGCGCTGGGCGACGAGCAGGTGCTGCCGCTGGAGCAGCTGCAGGCCAAGTTCTTCGCCGACAACGACTGA
- the LOC113394903 gene encoding amyloid protein-binding protein 2 isoform X1 → MKRVLFYLAKMADASATVRVKKIPDNLYEVCLTNLVNYLQRSKCERNDLRSLPDSILMDVYYKMLQEKRLCILGAELSELDIFERLLRFSGAQLRLLQCFQAVIEHGSKLSVELASGYLARCDTNTKSRNSLIQLGLRLGGFLNEAGWYADAQRVLLRCRDLCQAQPQTTHYKRLTLECCHRLLNTQSAYCCFPAAAETYTLALKLLGLPDDAAAKLPDGPIAIAETCSKALQTDDEEQQSSRLDPCPEEWCGGGGGGGCGAWGMSALLARLCKEFSALFFVRCDYSAAHAWSMRALSLLTPHTPAKITIEVLRACGKACVVKRRFSEAGLLVRQGVALARAAFGPAHPRYAAALLDYGFYLLNIDSITHSVAVYEEALSTLRRVFGRSSLHVATAQEDLAYALYVLEYSSGRFYKARDHAERAIRIIENLVPPDHLLLASAKRVKALILEEIALDTPAGQDMREPSLLEESESLHKAALELSMMAFGEKNVQTAKHYGNLGRLYQSMQKFQDAETMHLKAIAIKEELLGAEDYEVGLSVGHLASLYNYHMNMHRAAEKLYLRSISISLKLFGERYSGLEYDYRGLVHVFTQLKRHDRAHHYNALLQHWHDLREQSKAEQQPALGDEQVLPLEQLQAKFFADND, encoded by the exons ATGTTGCAAGAGAAACGACTGTGCATTCTGGGCGCGGAGCTATCAGAGCTGGACATCTTCGAACGGTTGTTACGTTTCTCAGGCGCGCAACTTCGATTACTACAATGCTTTCAG GCAGTCATAGAACACGGGTCAAAGCTGTCGGTGGAGCTGGCCAGCGGATACCTCGCGAGGTGCGACACCAACACAAAATCAAGGAACTCACTTATACAATTAGGACTAAGACTTG GTGGTTTTCTAAACGAAGCCGGTTGGTACGCGGACGCACAGCGTGTGCTCCTGCGTTGTAGGGACCTGTGCCAGGCGCAGCCGCAGACCACGCACTACAAACGACTTACACTGGAATGCTGTCATAG ACTTCTTAACACACAGTCAGCGTATTGCTGCTTCCCGGCAGCGGCAGAGACGTACACGTTAGCGCTCAAGCTACTGGGGCTACCCGACGACGCCGCTGCCAAATTACCCGACGGACCCATAGCGATCGCCGAAACGTGTTCCAAGGCCTTGCAGACCGATGATGAAGAACAGCAAAG TAGCAGACTAGACCCGTGCCCCGAGGAGTggtgcggcggcggcggcggcggcggctgcGGCGCGTGGGGCATGTCGGCGCTGTTGGCGCGCCTCTGCAAGGAGTTCAGCGCGCTGTTCTTCGTGCGCTGCGACTACAGCGCCGCGCACGCCTGGAGCATGCGCGCGCTCTCGCTGCTCACGCCGCACACGCCCGCCAA GATAACGATCGAGGTGCTCCGCGCGTGCGGCAAGGCGTGCGTCGTGAAGCGCCGCTTCTCCGAGGCGGGGCTGCTGGTGCGACAGGGCGTGGCGCTGGCCCGCGCCGCCTTCGGCCCCGCCCACCCGCGCTACGCTGCCGCGCTGCTCGACTACGGCTTCTATTTGCTCAACATTGACTCCATAACGCACAGCGTCGCCGTCTACGAG GAGGCCCTGAGCACCCTGCGGCGCGTGTTCGGGCGCAGCAGCCTGCACGTGGCGACGGCGCAGGAGGACCTCGCCTACGCGCTCTACGTGCTGGAGTACTCGTCGGGCCGGTTCTACAAGGCGCGCGACCACGCCGAGCGGGCCATTCGCATTATAGAG AACCTCGTGCCACCCGATCACCTGCTGCTGGCGTCCGCGAAACGCGTGAAGGCGCTCATCTTGGAAGAAATCGCGCTCGACACGCCCGCGGGGCAGGACATGCGAG AACCTAGTCTGCTAGAAGAATCTGAATCGCTGCACAAAGCAGCGCTAGAACTGAGTATGATGGCGTTTGGAGAGAAGAACGTCCAGACCGCCAAGCACTACGGCAACCTGGGCAGGCTCTATCAGAGCATGCAGAAGTTCCAG GACGCAGAGACGATGCACTTGAAGGCGATAGCGATCAAGGAGGAGCTGCTCGGGGCGGAGGACTACGAGGTGGGGCTCAGTGTGGGCCACCTCGCCTCGCTCTACAACTACCACATGAACATGCATCGCGCGGCGGAGAAGCTCTACCTGCGGTCCATCTCCATCA GTCTGAAGCTGTTCGGCGAGCGCTACTCCGGCCTGGAGTACGACTACCGCGGCCTGGTGCACGTGTTCACGCAGCTCAAGCGGCACGACCGCGCACACCACTACAACGCGCTGCTGCAGCACTGGCACG ATCTCAGAGAGCAGTCGAAGGCGGAGCAGCAGCCGGCGCTGGGCGACGAGCAGGTGCTGCCGCTGGAGCAGCTGCAGGCCAAGTTCTTCGCCGACAACGACTGA
- the LOC113394903 gene encoding amyloid protein-binding protein 2 isoform X2, whose protein sequence is MKRVLFYLAKMADASATVRVKKIPDNLYEVCLTNLVNYLQRSKCERNDLRSLPDSILMDVYYKMLQEKRLCILGAELSELDIFERLLRFSGAQLRLLQCFQAVIEHGSKLSVELASGYLARCDTNTKSRNSLIQLGLRLGGFLNEAGWYADAQRVLLRCRDLCQAQPQTTHYKRLTLECCHRLLNTQSAYCCFPAAAETYTLALKLLGLPDDAAAKLPDGPIAIAETCSKALQTDDEEQQSRLDPCPEEWCGGGGGGGCGAWGMSALLARLCKEFSALFFVRCDYSAAHAWSMRALSLLTPHTPAKITIEVLRACGKACVVKRRFSEAGLLVRQGVALARAAFGPAHPRYAAALLDYGFYLLNIDSITHSVAVYEEALSTLRRVFGRSSLHVATAQEDLAYALYVLEYSSGRFYKARDHAERAIRIIENLVPPDHLLLASAKRVKALILEEIALDTPAGQDMREPSLLEESESLHKAALELSMMAFGEKNVQTAKHYGNLGRLYQSMQKFQDAETMHLKAIAIKEELLGAEDYEVGLSVGHLASLYNYHMNMHRAAEKLYLRSISISLKLFGERYSGLEYDYRGLVHVFTQLKRHDRAHHYNALLQHWHDLREQSKAEQQPALGDEQVLPLEQLQAKFFADND, encoded by the exons ATGTTGCAAGAGAAACGACTGTGCATTCTGGGCGCGGAGCTATCAGAGCTGGACATCTTCGAACGGTTGTTACGTTTCTCAGGCGCGCAACTTCGATTACTACAATGCTTTCAG GCAGTCATAGAACACGGGTCAAAGCTGTCGGTGGAGCTGGCCAGCGGATACCTCGCGAGGTGCGACACCAACACAAAATCAAGGAACTCACTTATACAATTAGGACTAAGACTTG GTGGTTTTCTAAACGAAGCCGGTTGGTACGCGGACGCACAGCGTGTGCTCCTGCGTTGTAGGGACCTGTGCCAGGCGCAGCCGCAGACCACGCACTACAAACGACTTACACTGGAATGCTGTCATAG ACTTCTTAACACACAGTCAGCGTATTGCTGCTTCCCGGCAGCGGCAGAGACGTACACGTTAGCGCTCAAGCTACTGGGGCTACCCGACGACGCCGCTGCCAAATTACCCGACGGACCCATAGCGATCGCCGAAACGTGTTCCAAGGCCTTGCAGACCGATGATGAAGAACAGCAAAG CAGACTAGACCCGTGCCCCGAGGAGTggtgcggcggcggcggcggcggcggctgcGGCGCGTGGGGCATGTCGGCGCTGTTGGCGCGCCTCTGCAAGGAGTTCAGCGCGCTGTTCTTCGTGCGCTGCGACTACAGCGCCGCGCACGCCTGGAGCATGCGCGCGCTCTCGCTGCTCACGCCGCACACGCCCGCCAA GATAACGATCGAGGTGCTCCGCGCGTGCGGCAAGGCGTGCGTCGTGAAGCGCCGCTTCTCCGAGGCGGGGCTGCTGGTGCGACAGGGCGTGGCGCTGGCCCGCGCCGCCTTCGGCCCCGCCCACCCGCGCTACGCTGCCGCGCTGCTCGACTACGGCTTCTATTTGCTCAACATTGACTCCATAACGCACAGCGTCGCCGTCTACGAG GAGGCCCTGAGCACCCTGCGGCGCGTGTTCGGGCGCAGCAGCCTGCACGTGGCGACGGCGCAGGAGGACCTCGCCTACGCGCTCTACGTGCTGGAGTACTCGTCGGGCCGGTTCTACAAGGCGCGCGACCACGCCGAGCGGGCCATTCGCATTATAGAG AACCTCGTGCCACCCGATCACCTGCTGCTGGCGTCCGCGAAACGCGTGAAGGCGCTCATCTTGGAAGAAATCGCGCTCGACACGCCCGCGGGGCAGGACATGCGAG AACCTAGTCTGCTAGAAGAATCTGAATCGCTGCACAAAGCAGCGCTAGAACTGAGTATGATGGCGTTTGGAGAGAAGAACGTCCAGACCGCCAAGCACTACGGCAACCTGGGCAGGCTCTATCAGAGCATGCAGAAGTTCCAG GACGCAGAGACGATGCACTTGAAGGCGATAGCGATCAAGGAGGAGCTGCTCGGGGCGGAGGACTACGAGGTGGGGCTCAGTGTGGGCCACCTCGCCTCGCTCTACAACTACCACATGAACATGCATCGCGCGGCGGAGAAGCTCTACCTGCGGTCCATCTCCATCA GTCTGAAGCTGTTCGGCGAGCGCTACTCCGGCCTGGAGTACGACTACCGCGGCCTGGTGCACGTGTTCACGCAGCTCAAGCGGCACGACCGCGCACACCACTACAACGCGCTGCTGCAGCACTGGCACG ATCTCAGAGAGCAGTCGAAGGCGGAGCAGCAGCCGGCGCTGGGCGACGAGCAGGTGCTGCCGCTGGAGCAGCTGCAGGCCAAGTTCTTCGCCGACAACGACTGA